Genomic segment of Candidatus Palauibacter australiensis:
GTGGCTTCGATCGCCGCGAAGATGTGATCTCCGTCCCGCTCTGCCGCTTCCAGCGGCTTGACGGCGAACACGAACGCGCCTTCGGACCGCATGTAGCCGTTGGCGTCGGCGTCGAAGGAGTGACAGCTGGCGTCGGGACTGATGACGCCGAGTGCGTTGAAGGAGGCGCTGCAGCGGGCGGAACCCAGGTAGGTGGCGGCACCCACCAGAGCCTGCTCGCAATCGCCCTGACGGATCGCGTTCACCGCCGTGTGAAGCGCGGTCAGCGACGCCGAGCAGGCGGTGGAGGTCGCGATCGACGGACCCATGAGGTTGAGATGGTAGGAGATCCGGTTCGCCAGCATCGAGGCATCGATGCTCAGGATGGAGAACTCGTTGGTCCCGAACAGGGCGCGCCAGTTCGCGGTGGAGGCGACCTGGGCTCCGATGAAGACGCCCGTGCGACTGTTGCGGAGGGCGTTCAGGCTCCAGCCGGCGTGTTCGCAGCTCTCCCACGCGCAGCCCAGTAGCATCCGGATCTGCGGGTCCATGTAGGCCATTTCGTGATGGGAGACCCCGAACAGGCCCGGATCCATCCGCTGCTCGAGGTCGTCGCGGAGCAGCCCTTCGTACGGACTGCCGAAACGACCCGGGCCCGAGAACCGTCCGACCGGCTGGTAGCCCCGGCCGTAGCGCTCGGTGACAGGCTCCTGGACAACCTCGCGTTCGCTGAGGAGCCGCCAGAAATCGTCGTCCGTGCGGATGCCGCCGGGCATCCGGTAGGCATAGCCGACGATGGCGATGGAAGCGCCGGATGTACCTGCGATGGAAGTCACATGGCCTCCGCCCGGCGGTCGCGCGCTGCGGCTCCCAGGACGGGCAGCCTGGCGTTCGCCGGCCCGGCGGGTCGCGGCTCCGAAGTCAGCGCGAGTTCGAAGTCCGCCAGAGCCTCGCGGACACCGTCTCCGGCAAACCGGAACTCGGCGGGGATGGCGTTCCGGCGCGCCTCCGCGCGCTGCATGGCCTTCCGTCTGAGACGGTCCTCCGGACCCGCGGCCGAACCGGGATCCCATCCGGCTTCATGGAATGATGCCGACTCCGACTTCAGGTAGTCCTTGAAGCCGCGGAGAACGGTCTGCTGGCGCGTGAACTTCTCGCAGTGATGCCCCGTGGCGGCCAGGCTGATGGCCAGCGGCAGGAGTCGAGGGTGGTCCCTGGACACTTTGGCGATGTAGCGCGAAAACGGCGGGAGCTGTTCCGGCGTGAGGCGCCGGCGGATTCCCATGATACCCGCATAGAGGATATGCCCGGCCACCGGCTTGTGGAGGTGCGGTACGGGATTGAGGTGGTCCAGCAGAGTAAGGCAGCGGTCGAAGTAGTTCTCCAGCGTCGAATCGTAGATGGTCCCGATGACCCGGAGATACCCCTCCACCAGCGTCCCGGCATCCATTTGCGGCTTGAAATTCAGCGAGGTGTCGTCGATTGCGACGGGTTTGTCCAGCAATCGATTCTCGCGCTCCAGCCGGGTCCAGAGGTTCGTGCCCTTGAGCGCGGTCAGCAGCCCGATCAGCGCCATCGGAATCCCGGTTTCCTGAATGAAATCGATCTGGGCATCGAACGCGTTGTCATCGTCGTCGTCGAGCCCGAGGATGAAGCCGCCCAGAACCTGCATGCCCTTCCCTTGAATCTTGCGCACAGCCTTGAACAGGTAGTCGTCATCGCGCGTGTCGATGTTCTGCGGTTTCTTCATCTTCTTGAGCGCCTTCGGGTTGGGCGTCTCAATGCCCAGGAAGACGGAGTCGAAACCGGCCTCGATCATGACATCCATCAAGTCGTTCATCCGGACGAGATTTACGCTCGCTTCCGTGAACAGGGAAAAGGGGTGGTCGCGCTCCTTTTGCCATTCGGCGATCGCGGGGAGGAGCCTGGAGACCTCGCGCTTGTTGCCGATGAAGTTGTCGTCGACAAGAAAGAGAGGGCCCCGCCATCCCAATGCATACAGAAGCTCGAACTCGGCCACCATTTGTTCCGGGGATTTCGTTCGGGACACACGGCCGTACAGCTTCGTGATGTCACAGAACTCGCAGTCGAAGGGGCATCCCCGCGAGAACTGCAGACACATCGAGTAGTAGTCGTTCAGGTCGATGAGGTCGAAACGGGGAAGCGGAGCGAGGGTCACATCCGGCCTGCGCGGAGCACGATAGACGGCCTGCGCCGTCCCGTTCTCCAGGTCGCGAAGGAAGTCCGGGAAAGTCTCCTCGACCTCATCGAGCACGAAATGATCGACGCCCTCCATCTCCTCATGAAACGTAGTGGGATGCGGACCGCCGGCGATGACGGGAACCTGCGCGCGGTTGCAGCGCTCCACGACCCGCTCCAGCGAGGGGCGTTGCGGGATCATGCTCGACGTGAAGGCCAAGTCCGCCCACTCCAGGTCGGCGTCCTCGAGCGAAGTCACGTTGAGGTCGACCACGCGCAGGTTGTACCGCGATGGGAACATCGCGGCGACGGTTAGCAAGCCTAAAGGAGGAAAGGCCGCCCTGATTCCCATGATATCCAGGGCGTAGTTGTGGCCCCAGTATGTCGGCGGGTGCCTGGGATAGAGCAGCAGCGCGTTAGGCATGCGAAACCGGAGGCTCGCGCGATGCGCGGGTCAGTCCGCGCGAATCAGGAACCCTCGACAGCCCCTCGCACGGCCTCGTCGGCAGCGTCGAACAGCATCTTGCGCCATTTCTTCCGCTGATTCCGGAGCGCCTTCACCATCTCCCACAGCGCGTCGCGGACCCGCTCCACCGCCTCCTCTTTCGCTTCATCGGACAGCGCCTTGCCGCTCGTGAACTCGTACTTCTCGATCGCGAAGTCGGCGATGTCCAGGATGTTGTCTCCGACGACCGCGTAATCAACCGCGTTCCTCATGGCGGGGGCCTCTCGTGGCTCGCTCATCCGGTTCATCCTCGTGGAATGGGTTTCTGGGGTTGCTGATCCTGCCACAGAATGAATGGCCGTCGGGAAAAATAGTCAACCGCATTCACGTCACTCCCCTCTCCCCCGCGGACCAGGCGCGGTCCACGTGCACGGTCAGGATGTCGGCGTTGTGGTACTGGTGGTGCTTGACGGAGGAGGCGTGATGCCGCAGCAGCGCCAGCGACAGGTCCCGCTCGCTCGTCGGGTCGGGGCGGTCCCCGAGCAGGGCCATCTGGTTCTCCAGGTTGCCCTCGTGCGTCGCCGCGGTGAACTCCAGCCCGGCGCCGAAACGGAGGTTCCGGGCCACGACGCGCAGCCGGCGCTCGCCAGGGGCGGGGGCGTGTTCGTCCTCTTCCTGGCGCAGGAGGCTGAGAAGCGCCTCCTCGGCGGCCGCCCGCAGGCGGTCCGTGGCCTTGCCGCTCCACTTGTATCTGGCCGCGAAGTCCGCGAGGAACCCGTCGAGTTGCGGAAGGTTCTCCGGGCGCAGCGCCATCTCGGTCCTGTGGCGCCGGGGTCCGGTCACGTCGAGAAACAGGTTCAGAAGCAGGATGGACAGCCCGCCCACGGTGAGACCGTTCGCCAGCATGCGGCCCATGGGCGTGGCGAGGTAGGCGGGGAAGATGGCCTGGAACTGGATCCCCGCGCCGATCCAGAACGCCAGGCCCGCGATCAGCGAATACTGCCGGTCGATCCCCTCCTGGAAGAGGATCCGCATGCCCTGGACGAAGATGAGGCCGAAGATGACGGTCATGTAGGCGCCGAGCACGGGCGCCGGGATGGACAGGATGACGGCCGTGATCTTCGGCACGAAGGCGAGCGCGATGAAGCCGACACCGATGACGACGCCGACGCTCCGGGCGGCGACGCCGATGCCGCTCGCGATCGCGATCCCGGCGAAGTAGGGCCACGGCGGCAGCACCCCCGCGAGCCCGGACAGGAGCGTGCCCGCCCCGCAGGCTGCGACGGACCCCTGGACCCGGCGGAAATCAACCGCCCTCAGCTCGCGCCGCGAGAGGCGCTGCATGCGGACGTTGTCGGTCACCTGCCGGATCACGATCACGAAGGACAGGAAGAGGAACCCGGGCAGGAGCAGCCAGAAACTTCCGTCGAAGCTCAGGTCCAGGCCGGCTGCCGGAAGAGTGGGGATCCCGACCCAGCGGGCTTCCGCCACGCGTCCGAAGTCGACGATCCCGAACAGCGCGGCGGTCACGCAGCCCGCGCCGATCGCGATCACGGCGTTCCACGCCCGCACCCACCGTTTGCCCCGGAGCATGAGGCCGACGACGCACAGCATGGTGACGGCGGCGACCGTGGGGGCCGCGACCGGCGGAGCGTTCTCCGGCACCCGCGTGAGCATGGCAAACGCCATGGGCATGACGGTCACGGCCACGAGCGCCGTCAGCGTGCCCGACACGACCGGCGTGATGATGCGCCGGAGCAGCGCCAGACGGGCCGCCAGCGCGAGCTGGCACAGCCCCGCGACGATGACGAGCACCCCGAGCAGCGCCGGTCCGCCCGCGACGAGCGCAAGCACGCCGACCCCGATCGAAGCCCCCGAAGCGCCCATGATGGTCAGCGTTCCCCCGCCGATGCCGACGAAGCGCTTCGCCTGGACGATCGTGAGGAGGCCGCCGATCACCATGCTCGCGAAGATCGCCCAATAGAGGTATTCGTCGCTCTGGTTCGCGACGCGCGCGACGATCGTCGTGACCACCACCACCGGCACGCACACGAGGATCGCTGTCTGCGCGCCGAGCACGAGGCTCATCGCACGCGGAGGACGTTCGTCGGCCGCGAACCGCAGCTTCGCGACATCCAGGGCGGGTCCGTTCGCCATCAGCGATCCTCCGTCACGGGAGTTGGGTACTCGCCGTCGAGTCTTTCGACCAGCAGGTCCACACATTCTTCCGCGGAGAGTGTTTCCGTGTCCAGGCGCAGATCGGGTTGTTCGGGCCGTTCGTAGGGACTGTCGACTCCCGTGAAGTTCCTGATGTCTCCTCTGAGCGCCTTGGCATAAAGTCCCTTGGGGTCACGCTCCGCGCACGCCTCCAGCGACGCGTCCACGAAGACCTCGACGAAGTCGCCGGGCTCGAACAGGCTGCGGGCATAGTCGCGCTCCGACCGGAAGGGGCTGATGAAGGCGACGATGACGATCAGCCCCGCATCGACCATGAGGCGAGCGACCTCCGCCACTCGCCGGATGTTCTCCACCCGATCCGCCTCGGTGAAGCCCAGGTCCCGGCACAGGCCGTGGCGCACGTTGTCCCCGTCCAGAAGATACGTATGCCGGCCCTCGATGGTCAGGCGGCGGTCGAGCAGGTTGGCGATGGTGGACTTCCCCGAAGCGGACATCCCGGTCAGCCACACGCACTGGGCGCGCTGGAGCTTGAGCCGCGAGCGGACATCCTTCGAGACGTCCAGGTGCTGCCATTTCACGTTCGCCGACCGCATGAGCGGGAAGACGATCGTGCCGGCGGCGGCCGTCGCGTTCGTGGCGCGGTCGATCAGGATGAAGCCTCCCAGCTTGCGCGACTCGTCGAAGGGCGCGAAGGGCACGGGGCGGTCGGTCGCGAGGTTCACGGTACCGAGGTCGTTCAGGCGCAGCACGGAAGCGGCCAACTCGTTGCCGTTGGACACGTCCAGCCGGTGCCGGATCCGGGTGACGGCGGCGCCCACTTCCCGCGAGTGGAGCTTCATCGTGTACCGGCGGCCGACGGCGAGGGGCTCGTCGTGCAGCCAGACGAGGCGCGCCTGGAACTGGTCCGCCACCTCGACGGGCTCATCGGCGGCCACGACGACATCGCCCCGCGTGACATCGACATGGGGAGCCAGGGTCAAGGTCACGGAGTCGCCCCGGGTGGCGCGGTCTCGGGTGCCATCCCCCACGACGATCGACGCCACACGGCTCCCGGTTCCGGCGGGCGAGACGCGTACGGCATCGCCGACCGCCACCGAGCCCGCGGCTACGCGCCCGCAGTACCCCCGGAAGTCGGCGTCCGGCCGATTTACGTATTGGACCGGCATCCGAAAGGGCTCGCCGCCGCGCGCGCCGCCGACCTCCACGGTCTCGAGGTACGCAAGGAGTGTCGGGCCTTCGTACCACGGCGCCGACGTGCCGTTTCGGGTGAGGTTGGCGCCGGTCAGCGCCGAGACGGGAATCGCCTCGACCGCGGCAAGGTCGATCTCGTCGGCGATGGCGCGACACGACGCGCGGATCGATTCGAAGACGTCCCGGTCCCATTCGACGAGGTCCATCTTGTTCACGGCGAGCACCGCGTGGCGGACGCCGAACATGGCCGCGATCCGCGTGTGCCGCGCCGTCTGCCGCAGAACCCCCTTGCGCGCGTCCACCAGGACGACGGCCACGTCGGCGGTCGAGGCGCCCGTCGCCATGTTGCGCGTGTACTGCTCGTGGCCGGGCGCGTCGGCCACGACGAACCGGCGACGCGGCGTCTCGAAACTCCGGTACGCGACGTCGATCGTGATGCCCTGTTCACGCTCGTCCCGCAGTCCGTCGACGAGCAGGGCGAAATCGGTCGCCTTCCCCTGCGTGCCGTAGCGGGCCGAGTCGTGTTCGACGCGCCTCAGTTCGTCGGAAAAGACCTGCCGGCAATCGTACAGCAGCCGGCCGATGACGGTGCTCTTGCCGTCGTCGACGCTACCGCAGAGCACGAAGCGAAGGGTCGGCGGCACGGGCGGCGGCACGGGCGGCGGCATCAGAAGTAGCCCCGCGTCTTCTTGAGTTCCATCGA
This window contains:
- a CDS encoding B12-binding domain-containing radical SAM protein — encoded protein: MPNALLLYPRHPPTYWGHNYALDIMGIRAAFPPLGLLTVAAMFPSRYNLRVVDLNVTSLEDADLEWADLAFTSSMIPQRPSLERVVERCNRAQVPVIAGGPHPTTFHEEMEGVDHFVLDEVEETFPDFLRDLENGTAQAVYRAPRRPDVTLAPLPRFDLIDLNDYYSMCLQFSRGCPFDCEFCDITKLYGRVSRTKSPEQMVAEFELLYALGWRGPLFLVDDNFIGNKREVSRLLPAIAEWQKERDHPFSLFTEASVNLVRMNDLMDVMIEAGFDSVFLGIETPNPKALKKMKKPQNIDTRDDDYLFKAVRKIQGKGMQVLGGFILGLDDDDDNAFDAQIDFIQETGIPMALIGLLTALKGTNLWTRLERENRLLDKPVAIDDTSLNFKPQMDAGTLVEGYLRVIGTIYDSTLENYFDRCLTLLDHLNPVPHLHKPVAGHILYAGIMGIRRRLTPEQLPPFSRYIAKVSRDHPRLLPLAISLAATGHHCEKFTRQQTVLRGFKDYLKSESASFHEAGWDPGSAAGPEDRLRRKAMQRAEARRNAIPAEFRFAGDGVREALADFELALTSEPRPAGPANARLPVLGAAARDRRAEAM
- the cysC gene encoding adenylyl-sulfate kinase, which gives rise to MPPPVPPPVPPTLRFVLCGSVDDGKSTVIGRLLYDCRQVFSDELRRVEHDSARYGTQGKATDFALLVDGLRDEREQGITIDVAYRSFETPRRRFVVADAPGHEQYTRNMATGASTADVAVVLVDARKGVLRQTARHTRIAAMFGVRHAVLAVNKMDLVEWDRDVFESIRASCRAIADEIDLAAVEAIPVSALTGANLTRNGTSAPWYEGPTLLAYLETVEVGGARGGEPFRMPVQYVNRPDADFRGYCGRVAAGSVAVGDAVRVSPAGTGSRVASIVVGDGTRDRATRGDSVTLTLAPHVDVTRGDVVVAADEPVEVADQFQARLVWLHDEPLAVGRRYTMKLHSREVGAAVTRIRHRLDVSNGNELAASVLRLNDLGTVNLATDRPVPFAPFDESRKLGGFILIDRATNATAAAGTIVFPLMRSANVKWQHLDVSKDVRSRLKLQRAQCVWLTGMSASGKSTIANLLDRRLTIEGRHTYLLDGDNVRHGLCRDLGFTEADRVENIRRVAEVARLMVDAGLIVIVAFISPFRSERDYARSLFEPGDFVEVFVDASLEACAERDPKGLYAKALRGDIRNFTGVDSPYERPEQPDLRLDTETLSAEECVDLLVERLDGEYPTPVTEDR